In one window of Janthinobacterium sp. 1_2014MBL_MicDiv DNA:
- a CDS encoding DUF3597 domain-containing protein — translation MGIFSNIYNKIFHHSSDAAPAATPAAATEAPAASAPAAAPAAAVPVVDVEVVLVDLASKNAEKLNWRTSIVDLMKLLQLDSSLASRKELAQELHFTGDTNDSASMNIWLHRQVMIKLAENGGKVPEELKS, via the coding sequence ATGGGCATTTTCAGCAATATCTACAACAAGATCTTCCACCATTCGTCCGATGCCGCCCCGGCTGCCACGCCGGCCGCCGCTACCGAGGCACCGGCAGCGAGCGCTCCTGCGGCCGCCCCGGCCGCCGCCGTGCCCGTGGTGGACGTGGAAGTGGTGCTGGTCGACCTGGCCAGCAAGAATGCGGAAAAACTCAATTGGCGCACATCCATCGTCGACCTGATGAAGCTGTTGCAACTCGACAGCAGCCTGGCGTCGCGCAAGGAACTGGCGCAAGAGCTGCATTTCACGGGCGATACCAATGATTCGGCCAGCATGAATATCTGGCTGCACCGCCAGGTGATGATCAAGCTGGCGGAAAACGGCGGAAAAGTCCCGGAAGAGCTGAAGAGCTGA
- the ahpC gene encoding alkyl hydroperoxide reductase subunit C, which produces MSLINTQVKPFKATAYHNGKFVDLTEASLKGKWSVFVFYPADFTFVCPTELEDLADHHAEFQKLGVDVYGISTDTHFAHKAWHDTSDAIKKVQYALIGDPTGALSRNFEVMIEEEGLALRGTFVINPDGFIKVLEVHDNGIGRDAAELLRKVKAAQYVASHPGEVCPAKWTEGAATLTPSLDLVGKI; this is translated from the coding sequence ATGTCGCTCATCAATACCCAAGTTAAACCATTCAAGGCAACCGCATACCACAATGGCAAGTTCGTCGACCTGACGGAAGCGTCGCTGAAAGGCAAGTGGTCGGTATTCGTGTTCTACCCAGCCGACTTCACCTTCGTTTGCCCAACCGAACTGGAAGATCTGGCCGATCACCACGCTGAATTCCAGAAACTGGGCGTCGATGTGTACGGTATCTCGACCGATACCCACTTCGCGCACAAAGCATGGCACGACACCTCGGATGCGATCAAGAAAGTGCAATACGCACTGATCGGCGACCCAACCGGCGCCCTGTCGCGCAACTTCGAAGTCATGATCGAAGAAGAAGGCCTGGCACTGCGCGGTACCTTCGTCATCAATCCGGACGGCTTCATCAAAGTGCTGGAAGTGCATGACAACGGCATCGGCCGTGACGCTGCAGAACTGCTGCGCAAAGTCAAAGCCGCCCAGTACGTGGCGAGCCACCCAGGCGAAGTATGCCCGGCAAAATGGACGGAAGGCGCAGCAACGCTGACCCCATCGCTGGACCTGGTTGGCAAGATCTAA